One Brassica napus cultivar Da-Ae chromosome C2, Da-Ae, whole genome shotgun sequence DNA window includes the following coding sequences:
- the LOC106440697 gene encoding receptor-like protein 15, which translates to MQELDLSHNKLVGQFPLCLTHLSGLRVLDLSSNQLTGKLPPSLGSLKSLEYLSLFDNDFEGFFSLGSLTNISNLSVLKLCSKSNSLQVVSDSSWKPKFQFDVIALQSCNLEKVPQFLLHQKELRHVDLSDNNISGNFPSWLLENNRKLKVLLLQNNSFTSFHLPEYAHRLLFLDVSVNKLNHLLPENIGWILPHLRYMNISKNGFQGTLPSSLGNMKNIEYMDLSRNSFHGELPRSFLNGCDSMAILKLSHNKLSGEIFHEPPIFTNILGLFMENNLFTGKIGQGLQSLRNLSLLDISNNNLTGVVPSWIGELPSLTALLIANNLLDGSIPTSLFNNSNLQLLDLSTNNLSGGIPPHHNSRNGVVLLLQDNDLSGEISDTQLANVEILDLRNNKLSGSILIICGIMRASKCFNRDEAHKQSKKGVK; encoded by the coding sequence ATGCAAGAGTTAGATCTCAGTCACAACAAACTTGTAGGTCAGTTTCCCTTATGCTTAACTCACTTGAGTGGCCTAAGAGTTCTTGATCTCTCATCTAACCAATTGACTGGGAAGTTACCACCTTCTCTTGGTAGCCTTAAGTCCCTCGAGTATTTGTCATTGTTTGATAACGACTTCGAAGGCTTCTTCTCACTTGGTTCCCTAACCAATATTTCAAACCTTAGTGTGTTGAAACTCTGCTCAAAATCCAACTCACTTCAAGTAGTGTCTGATAGTTCTTGGAAGCCAAAGTTTCAGTTCGATGTTATCGCACTACAATCTTGCAACTTGGAAAAGGTTCCTCAGTTTCTCCTACACCAGAAGGAGTTGCGCCATGTTGATCTCTCTGACAATAACATTTCTGGAAATTTTCCTTCCTGGCTGTTGGAGAACAACAGGAAACTCAAAGTGTTGCTTCTACAGAACAACTCCTTTACAAGCTTTCATCTACCCGAGTACGCTCACCGTCTTCTTTTCCTGGATGTGTCTGTTAATAAACTTAATCATCTTCTTCCTGAGAACATTGGGTGGATACTTCCTCATCTGCGGTACATGAATATCTCCAAGAACGGCTTTCAAGGAACTCTACCATCTTCTCTAGGTAACATGAAGAATATTGAATATATGGATCTGTCTCGCAACAGTTTCCATGGGGAGCTACCAAGAAGTTTTCTAAACGGTTGTGATTCCATGGCAATCTTGAAGCTATCACACAACAAACTAAGTGGAGAGATTTTTCATGAACCACCcatatttactaatattttgGGGCTGTTCATGGAGAACAATCTTTTCACAGGAAAGATTGGACAAGGTTTGCAAAGCTTGAGAAACTTGTCACTTCTTGACATTTCAAACAACAACCTCACAGGTGTTGTTCCAAGCTGGATCGGGGAGCTTCCATCCTTAACCGCACTGCTGATAGCAAACAACTTGCTGGATGGTAGCATACCTACATCTTTGTTTAATAACTCTAATCTTCAGCTACTTGATCTCTCCACAAACAATTTATCTGGGGGCATACCTCCACACCACAACTCTAGAAATGGAGTAGTGTTGCTCCTCCAAGACAATGATTTATCAGGAGAAATTTCAGACACACAGCTAGCAAACGTGGAGATACTTGACCTGAGGAACAACAAACTCTCTGGGAGTATTCTGATAATTTGTGGGATTATGAGAGCTTCTAAGTGTTTTAACCGTGATGAAGCACACAAACAAAGTAAAAAAGGAGTGAAGTAA
- the LOC106412417 gene encoding receptor-like protein 15, giving the protein MLDPFSMDYNASTQTKIEFATKYRYDSYMGKNLKLLYGLDLSENELSGEIPAEFGELMELRAFNLSHNNLSGAIPESFSGMKNVESLDISFNRLQGRIPPELTQLSTLSVFKVSYNNLSGAIPQGRQFNTFDTQSFVGNNLLCGQPTSRSCNSGTFQEPDSGVEDDDESAIDMESFYWSFAAVYVTMLVGLFASLSFDSPWSRFWFHMVDAFINKVKNLL; this is encoded by the coding sequence ATGCTTGATCCGTTTAGTATGGACTACAACGCAAGCACTCAGACAAAGATCGAGTTTGCAACGAAGTACAGATATGATTCCTACATGGGTAAAAACCTCAAGCTATTGTATGGGTTGGATCTCTCGGAAAACGAGCTGAGTGGTGAGATCCCAGCTGAGTTTGGAGAGCTTATGGAACTAAGAGCTTTTAACCTTTCTCACAACAATTTATCAGGTGCTATACCAGAGAGCTTTTCAGGTATGAAGAATGTGGAGAGTCTTGATATTTCTTTCAATAGATTACAAGGCCGGATCCCACCAGAACTGACACAGCTGAGCACCCTCTCGGTCTTCAAGGTCTCGTACAACAACTTATCAGGAGCTATTCCACAAGGGAGGCAGTTTAACACTTTTGACACACAAAGCTTTGTAGGTAATAATCTTCTTTGTGGACAACCAACAAGCAGAAGCTGCAACAGTGGTACGTTTCAAGAACCAGATAGTGGAgtggaagatgatgatgaatctGCAATCGACATGGAGTCTTTCTACTGGAGTTTTGCTGCAGTCTATGTGACCATGCTTGTTGGATTATTTGCGTCTCTATCTTTTGATTCTCCTTGGAGCAGATTTTGGTTTCACATGGTGGATGCTTTCATTAACAAGGTGAAGAATCTTTTGTAG